The following are from one region of the Pectobacterium actinidiae genome:
- the zapG gene encoding Z-ring associated protein ZapG has protein sequence MTWEYALIGLVVGIIIGAVAMRFGNRKLRQQQVLQNELEKSKTELEDYRQELVGHFARSAELLDNMADDYRQLYQHMAKSSNNLLPHVPGQDNPFKYRLTESEADNDQAPVNMPPRDYSDGASGLLRGERPIRK, from the coding sequence ATGACTTGGGAGTATGCGCTGATAGGTTTAGTTGTCGGTATTATTATTGGTGCTGTCGCCATGCGCTTTGGCAACCGTAAGCTGCGGCAACAGCAGGTCTTGCAGAATGAGCTGGAGAAAAGCAAAACCGAACTGGAAGATTATCGTCAGGAATTGGTGGGACACTTCGCCCGCAGTGCAGAGCTGCTGGATAACATGGCGGATGATTATCGTCAGCTTTATCAGCACATGGCGAAAAGCTCCAATAATCTGTTACCTCACGTTCCCGGTCAGGATAATCCGTTTAAATATCGTCTGACCGAATCAGAAGCGGATAACGATCAGGCTCCGGTGAACATGCCGCCGCGCGATTATTCAGACGGCGCTTCAGGCCTGTTACGGGGCGAACGCCCGATTCGCAAGTAA
- the zapE gene encoding cell division protein ZapE, whose translation MVIPQTTQQQTTPLALYQQALSAGEYQPDEVQRQTVVRLEAIYQALCERAADGDAGASDRVGKWRSWLGRRNKRESAPVQGLYMWGGVGRGKTWLMDMFFHSLPAERKMRLHFHRFMLRVHEELNQFQGQENPLEKVADGFKAETDVLCFDEFFVSDITDAMLLAELLRALFARGIALVATSNIPPDDLYRNGLQRARFLPAIELIKQYCDVRNVDAGIDYRLRTLTQAHLYLSPLNEETDAAMQQMFTRLTGKPWQTPGPMLEINHRPLSTLGVSEGVLAVDFHTLCTEARSQNDYIALSRLYHTMLLHNVTVMESKEENTARRFLALVDECYDRRIKLIISAQASMFEIYQGEHLKFEYQRCLSRLQEMQSEEYLRQPHLA comes from the coding sequence ATGGTTATTCCACAGACAACACAGCAGCAAACAACACCCTTAGCACTTTACCAGCAGGCGCTTTCCGCGGGTGAATATCAGCCAGACGAGGTGCAGCGGCAAACCGTTGTGCGTCTGGAAGCGATATATCAGGCGTTATGTGAACGTGCTGCTGATGGTGATGCGGGGGCATCTGACCGCGTGGGGAAATGGCGTAGCTGGCTGGGGCGACGTAATAAGCGGGAATCTGCGCCGGTTCAAGGGCTGTACATGTGGGGCGGCGTCGGGCGCGGTAAAACCTGGCTGATGGATATGTTTTTCCACAGCTTGCCGGCTGAGCGCAAGATGCGCCTGCACTTTCACCGTTTTATGCTGCGTGTGCATGAAGAGCTGAACCAGTTTCAGGGGCAGGAAAATCCGCTTGAGAAAGTGGCCGACGGTTTTAAAGCCGAAACGGATGTGCTGTGTTTCGATGAATTTTTCGTCTCTGATATTACCGATGCGATGCTGCTGGCTGAACTGCTGCGTGCGCTGTTTGCTCGTGGCATTGCGCTGGTGGCGACGTCGAATATTCCGCCGGACGATCTTTACCGCAATGGATTACAACGTGCGCGTTTTCTGCCTGCGATTGAGCTGATTAAGCAGTATTGCGACGTGCGTAATGTCGATGCGGGTATCGATTATCGTTTGCGTACGCTGACACAGGCACACCTTTATCTCTCGCCGCTGAATGAAGAGACGGATGCTGCGATGCAGCAGATGTTTACCCGTCTGACCGGGAAACCGTGGCAAACGCCGGGACCGATGCTGGAGATCAATCATCGCCCGTTATCGACACTTGGCGTGAGTGAAGGTGTATTGGCGGTCGATTTCCACACGCTGTGTACAGAAGCGCGTAGCCAGAATGATTACATCGCACTGTCGCGCCTTTACCACACGATGCTGTTGCACAATGTGACGGTGATGGAAAGCAAGGAAGAGAACACTGCCCGCCGTTTTCTGGCGCTGGTGGACGAGTGCTACGATCGCCGTATCAAATTGATTATTTCTGCGCAGGCATCGATGTTTGAGATCTACCAGGGAGAGCACCTGAAATTTGAATACCAGCGCTGTTTATCCCGTTTGCAGGAAATGCAGAGCGAAGAGTACTTACGACAGCCACATTTGGCGTAA
- the rplM gene encoding 50S ribosomal protein L13 has product MKTFTAKPETVKRDWYVVDANGKTLGRLATELARRLRGKHKAEYTPHVDTGDYIIVLNADKVAVTGNKRTDKIYYHHTGHIGGIKQATFEEMIARRPERVIEIAVKGMLPKGPLGRAMFRKLKVYAGTEHNHAAQQPQVLDI; this is encoded by the coding sequence ATGAAAACTTTTACAGCTAAACCAGAGACCGTAAAACGCGACTGGTACGTTGTTGATGCGAACGGTAAAACTTTAGGCCGTCTCGCTACTGAACTGGCTCGTCGTCTGCGCGGCAAGCATAAAGCGGAATACACTCCGCACGTTGATACGGGTGATTACATCATCGTTCTGAACGCTGACAAAGTTGCTGTAACTGGCAACAAGCGTACTGACAAGATTTATTATCATCACACCGGTCACATCGGTGGTATTAAACAAGCGACCTTTGAAGAGATGATTGCCCGCCGTCCTGAGCGTGTGATTGAAATCGCGGTTAAAGGCATGCTGCCGAAGGGCCCGTTGGGTCGTGCTATGTTCCGTAAACTGAAAGTTTACGCGGGCACCGAGCACAATCACGCGGCACAGCAACCGCAAGTTCTGGACATTTAA
- the rpsI gene encoding 30S ribosomal protein S9 — MAENQYYGTGRRKSSAARVFIKPGNGNIVINQRSLEQYFGRETARMVVRQPLELVDMVEKLDLYITVKGGGISGQAGAIRHGITRALMEYDESLRSELRKAGFVTRDARQVERKKVGLRKARRRPQFSKR, encoded by the coding sequence ATGGCTGAAAATCAATACTACGGCACTGGTCGCCGCAAAAGCTCCGCCGCTCGCGTGTTCATCAAACCGGGCAACGGTAACATCGTTATCAACCAGCGTAGTCTGGAACAGTACTTCGGTCGCGAAACTGCCCGCATGGTAGTTCGTCAGCCGCTGGAACTGGTCGACATGGTTGAGAAACTGGATCTGTACATCACCGTTAAAGGTGGTGGTATCTCTGGTCAGGCTGGTGCGATCCGTCACGGTATCACCCGCGCTCTGATGGAGTATGATGAGTCTCTGCGTAGCGAACTGCGTAAAGCTGGTTTCGTTACTCGTGATGCTCGTCAGGTTGAACGTAAGAAAGTCGGCCTGCGTAAAGCACGTCGTCGTCCTCAGTTCTCCAAGCGTTAA
- the sspA gene encoding stringent starvation protein SspA: MAVAANKRSVMTLFSGPSDIFSHQVRIVLAEKGVSVEIEQVDMDNLPQDLIDLNPYGSVPTLVDRELTLYESRIIMEYLDERFPHPPLMPVYPVARGNSRLMMHRIESDWYSLLKKITHGSAQEADAARKQLREELLAIAPVFNEAPYFMSEEFSLVDCYLAPLLWRLPQLGIELSGSGAKELKGYMTRVFERDAFLASLTEVEREMRLQTRG; this comes from the coding sequence ATGGCTGTCGCTGCCAACAAACGTTCGGTAATGACGCTGTTTTCTGGTCCGTCCGACATTTTTAGCCATCAGGTCCGCATTGTATTGGCGGAAAAAGGTGTGAGTGTCGAGATTGAGCAGGTAGACATGGATAATCTGCCTCAGGATCTTATTGACCTCAATCCTTATGGTTCCGTTCCGACGCTGGTCGATCGCGAACTGACGCTCTATGAATCACGCATTATCATGGAGTATCTGGATGAACGTTTTCCTCATCCGCCGTTAATGCCTGTCTATCCAGTTGCGCGCGGTAACAGCCGCCTGATGATGCATCGTATTGAGAGCGACTGGTATTCTTTGCTGAAGAAAATTACGCACGGCAGCGCTCAGGAAGCGGACGCGGCGCGTAAGCAATTGCGTGAAGAACTGCTGGCCATTGCCCCAGTATTCAATGAAGCGCCTTATTTCATGAGCGAAGAGTTCAGCCTGGTGGATTGCTATCTGGCTCCGCTGCTGTGGCGTTTGCCGCAGTTAGGCATTGAACTGAGTGGTTCGGGCGCGAAAGAGCTGAAAGGCTACATGACTCGCGTCTTTGAGCGTGATGCGTTCCTGGCTTCCCTGACGGAAGTGGAACGTGAAATGCGTTTGCAAACCCGAGGTTAA
- the sspB gene encoding ClpXP protease specificity-enhancing factor has product MALSQLSPRRPYLLRAFYDWLLDNQLTPHLVVDVTLPDVMVPMEFARDGQIVLNIAPRAVGGLELADDSVRFNARFGGVPRQVYVPMAAVMAIYARENGAGTMFESEPAYESAGEYEDFQEGAPASGTVMSIVDSSPDSEAPDDGSGSDDEPPQPPKGGRPSLRVVK; this is encoded by the coding sequence ATGGCGTTGTCTCAACTGTCTCCGCGTCGTCCGTATTTATTACGGGCTTTTTATGATTGGTTGCTGGATAACCAATTAACGCCTCATCTGGTGGTAGATGTCACTTTACCGGATGTTATGGTGCCGATGGAGTTCGCCCGTGACGGCCAGATCGTGCTGAATATCGCACCGCGTGCTGTTGGCGGCCTTGAGTTAGCTGATGACAGCGTTCGTTTCAATGCCCGTTTTGGCGGCGTACCGCGCCAGGTTTATGTGCCGATGGCGGCCGTCATGGCGATCTATGCGCGTGAGAACGGCGCTGGAACGATGTTTGAGTCCGAACCTGCTTACGAATCTGCTGGTGAATACGAAGACTTTCAGGAAGGCGCACCCGCTTCAGGGACGGTCATGTCGATTGTCGATAGCTCACCTGATTCTGAAGCACCTGACGATGGTTCGGGTTCTGATGATGAACCACCGCAGCCACCTAAAGGTGGCCGACCGTCGCTACGGGTCGTGAAGTAA
- a CDS encoding (S)-acetoin forming diacetyl reductase, which produces MTVEVALVTGAGQGIGRAIALRLAADGFAVAIVDYNQETAHSVAQEIEKSGGQAIALQADVADREAVFAAVAATKKRFGDFNVIVNNAGVAPSTLIEDITPDVVDRVYNINVKGVIWGIQAALDAFKSLGHGGKIINACSQAGHVGNPELAVYSSSKFAVRGLTQTAARDLAPLGITVNGYCPGIVKTPMWDEIDRKISESAGKPRGYATEEFAKRITLGRLSEPEDVAACVSYLASHDSDYMTGQSLLIDGGMVFN; this is translated from the coding sequence ATGACAGTCGAAGTGGCGCTTGTAACGGGAGCCGGTCAAGGTATTGGCCGCGCGATTGCTCTCAGACTGGCGGCAGACGGTTTTGCCGTCGCCATCGTGGACTATAACCAAGAAACCGCGCACAGTGTGGCACAGGAAATCGAAAAATCCGGCGGGCAGGCCATCGCACTACAGGCGGACGTCGCGGATCGTGAGGCAGTTTTCGCTGCCGTTGCAGCCACCAAAAAGCGCTTTGGTGACTTTAACGTCATCGTCAATAACGCCGGTGTTGCCCCTTCAACCCTGATTGAAGACATCACGCCAGACGTTGTCGATCGCGTTTATAACATCAACGTCAAGGGTGTTATCTGGGGGATTCAGGCTGCGCTCGATGCCTTCAAATCTTTGGGTCACGGTGGCAAAATTATCAACGCCTGTTCGCAGGCTGGGCATGTGGGCAACCCCGAACTCGCCGTCTACAGCTCAAGTAAATTCGCGGTTCGTGGCTTAACGCAAACGGCCGCACGCGATTTAGCGCCGCTGGGCATCACGGTCAATGGTTACTGTCCAGGTATCGTAAAAACGCCAATGTGGGATGAAATCGATCGGAAGATCTCTGAATCCGCAGGAAAACCGCGTGGCTATGCGACGGAAGAATTCGCCAAACGCATCACGCTGGGGCGACTTTCCGAACCAGAAGATGTCGCTGCTTGCGTATCTTATCTGGCCAGCCATGATTCCGACTATATGACGGGACAATCGCTATTGATTGATGGCGGAATGGTGTTCAATTAA
- a CDS encoding GFA family protein, producing MHQGRCLCGGVTISTTHSVSDVSACHCGMCQTWGGGPLMAVECTDPAIRIEGEENITIWPSSEWAERAFCRVCGTHLFYRLRSGGAYHIPAGFFANETGKVLVSQIYIDKKPSYYSFVEKTPTLTEQDVIALYSGED from the coding sequence ATGCATCAAGGTCGTTGTTTATGTGGCGGCGTGACGATTTCCACGACGCATTCGGTGAGTGATGTCAGCGCGTGCCATTGCGGCATGTGCCAAACGTGGGGCGGCGGACCGCTGATGGCCGTCGAATGTACCGATCCGGCGATTAGGATAGAAGGTGAGGAAAATATTACGATCTGGCCGTCATCAGAATGGGCCGAGCGTGCATTTTGTCGCGTATGTGGAACGCACCTATTCTATCGACTGCGTAGCGGAGGAGCCTACCATATTCCGGCTGGCTTTTTTGCGAATGAGACAGGCAAAGTGCTGGTATCACAAATTTATATCGATAAGAAACCGAGCTACTACTCGTTTGTTGAGAAAACGCCGACGCTGACGGAGCAGGATGTGATCGCCCTGTATTCTGGGGAAGATTGA
- a CDS encoding glutamate synthase small subunit has protein sequence MSQNVYQFIDLQRVDPPKKPLKIRKIEFVEIYEPFSESQSKAQADRCLSCGNPYCEWKCPVHNYIPNWLKLANEGRIIEAAELSHQTNSLPEVCGRVCPQDRLCEGSCTLNDEFGAVTIGNIERYINDKAIEMGWKPSVANVKPTGKRVAIIGAGPAGLACADVLARSGVQAVVFDRHPEIGGLLTFGIPSFKLEKEVMVKRREIFTDMGIEFRLNTEVGKDVQMKALLDEYDAVFLGVGTYQSMRGGLDNEDAQGVYDALPFLIANTKQLMGFEAAADEPYISMQGKRVVVLGGGDTAMDCVRTSIRQGATHVTCAYRRDEENMPGSKREVKNAREEGVEFKFNLQPLSVEINGAGKVCGVKMARTALGAPDANGRRRPEIVEGSEHVLEADAVIMAFGFRPHKMAWLAEHDVKLDDQGRIVAPESCDNAFQTSNPKIFAGGDAVRGSDLVVTAIAEGRKAADGIMNYLEV, from the coding sequence ATGAGTCAGAATGTTTACCAGTTTATCGACTTACAGCGCGTTGATCCGCCCAAGAAGCCGCTGAAGATTCGTAAAATTGAATTTGTTGAGATCTACGAGCCGTTCTCAGAAAGCCAGTCCAAAGCGCAGGCAGACCGCTGCCTGTCGTGCGGCAACCCTTACTGTGAATGGAAGTGTCCGGTACATAACTACATCCCGAACTGGCTGAAACTGGCGAACGAAGGCCGCATTATCGAAGCGGCTGAGTTATCGCACCAGACCAACAGCCTGCCGGAAGTCTGCGGTCGCGTATGTCCGCAGGATCGTCTGTGTGAAGGGTCTTGTACGCTGAATGATGAGTTCGGCGCGGTCACCATCGGCAACATCGAGCGCTATATCAATGATAAAGCGATAGAGATGGGCTGGAAGCCGAGCGTTGCCAACGTCAAACCGACCGGCAAACGCGTTGCCATCATTGGTGCTGGCCCAGCAGGGCTGGCCTGTGCCGACGTGCTGGCACGCAGTGGCGTACAAGCTGTCGTCTTCGATCGTCATCCTGAGATCGGTGGCCTGCTGACCTTCGGGATCCCTTCTTTCAAGCTGGAAAAAGAAGTGATGGTGAAACGCCGTGAGATCTTCACCGACATGGGCATCGAATTCCGTCTGAATACCGAAGTCGGCAAAGACGTGCAGATGAAAGCGCTGCTGGACGAGTACGATGCGGTATTCCTCGGCGTCGGCACCTATCAGTCTATGCGTGGCGGATTGGACAATGAAGATGCTCAGGGTGTTTACGACGCTCTGCCGTTCCTGATCGCCAATACCAAGCAGTTGATGGGCTTTGAAGCCGCAGCAGACGAGCCTTACATCAGTATGCAGGGTAAACGCGTTGTGGTCCTGGGCGGTGGTGACACTGCGATGGACTGTGTGCGTACGTCGATCCGTCAAGGCGCAACGCACGTTACCTGTGCCTATCGTCGTGATGAAGAGAACATGCCGGGTTCTAAACGCGAAGTGAAAAATGCGCGTGAAGAAGGCGTCGAGTTCAAATTCAACCTGCAACCGTTAAGCGTCGAGATCAATGGCGCGGGCAAAGTGTGCGGCGTGAAAATGGCGCGTACCGCGCTGGGCGCACCGGATGCTAATGGGCGTCGTCGTCCTGAAATCGTAGAGGGTTCCGAGCACGTTCTGGAAGCCGATGCGGTCATCATGGCGTTCGGCTTCCGTCCGCACAAAATGGCGTGGCTGGCAGAACATGACGTCAAGCTCGACGACCAAGGCCGCATTGTCGCACCAGAAAGCTGCGATAACGCGTTCCAGACCAGCAACCCGAAAATTTTTGCGGGCGGCGATGCAGTACGCGGTTCCGATCTGGTGGTTACGGCTATCGCAGAAGGACGTAAAGCCGCTGACGGCATCATGAACTATCTGGAAGTGTAG
- the gltB gene encoding glutamate synthase large subunit: MLYDASQERDNCGFGLIAHIEGEPSHKVVRTAIHALARMQHRGAILADGKTGDGCGLLLQKPDRFFRLVAEEHGWRLAKNYAVGMMFLNQDEELARATRRIVEEELQNETLSVLGWREVPTNPDVLGEIALSSMPRIEQIFVNAPAGWRQRDMERRLFMARRRIEKRIEDKEFYVCSFSNLVTIYKGLCMPADLPRFYLDLADLRLESSICLFHQRFSTNTVPRWPLAQPFRYLAHNGEINTIAGNRQWARARAYKFKTPLIPDLQDAAPFVNETGSDSSSLDNMLELFLSGGMDIIRAMRLLVPPAWQNNPDMDPELRAFFDFNSMHMEPWDGPAGIVMSDGRYAACNLDRNGLRPARYVITKDKLITCASEVGIWDYQPDEVVEKGRVGPGELMVIDTRSGRILHSAETDNDLKSRHPYKEWMEKNVKRLVPFEELPDDQVGSREFNDELLETYQKQYGYSSEELDQVIRVLGENGQEATGSMGDDTPFAVLSSRPRIIYDYFRQQFAQVTNPPIDPLREAHVMSLATSIGREMNVFCEAEGQAHRLSFKSPILLYSDFTQLTSQDELHYRADTLDLTFDPSQQTLQQTIEKLCDEAESKVRDGAVLLVLSDRGISESRLPVPAPMAVGAVQRRLVEKSLRCDANIIVETASARDPHHFAVLLGFGATAIYPYLAYETLARMVDNHTIDKPYRAVMLNYRNGINKGLYKIMSKMGISTIASYRCSKLFEAVGLHKDVSTQCFLGVVSRIGGANYSDFEQDLLNLSKRAWLKRKTLEQGGLLKFVHGGEYHAYNPDVVTTLQTAVKSGEYSDYEQYAKLVNERPAATLRDLLALKPQEGAAIAIDSVEPASEMFKRFDTAAMSIGALSPEAHESLAEAMNGLGGFSNSGEGGEDPARYGTNKVSRIKQVASGRFGVTPAYLVNADVIQIKVAQGAKPGEGGQLPGDKVTPYIARLRYSVPGVTLISPPPHHDIYSIEDLAQLIFDLKQVNPKAMISVKLVSEPGVGTIATGVAKAYADLITIAGYDGGTGASPLSSVKYAGCPWELGLVETQQALVSNGLRHKIRLQVDGGLKTGLDIVKAAILGAESFGFGTGPMVALGCKYLRICHLNNCATGVATQDEKLRRDHYHGLPERVTNYFHFIAHETRVLMAELGVSRLVDLIGRTDLLVELDGFTAKQNKLDLSPLLHAAQPQPGKALYCTESNLSFDKGLLNKELLAQAQPHLDSKQGKALYFDIRNTDRSVGATLSGAIAEKHGDQGLAGDPIRAYFSGTAGQSFGVWNAGGLELKLTGDANDYVGKGMAGGSISVRPPVGSAFRSHEASIIGNTCLYGATGGKLFAAGRAGERFAVRNSGCITVVEGIGDNGCEYMTGGIVCVLGRTGVNFGAGMTGGFAYVLDEDGEFRKRVNPELVEVLDVEELAIHEEHLRGLITEHVQNTGSHRGEEILANWPTWAPKFALVKPKSSDVKALLGHRSRSAAELRVQAQ, encoded by the coding sequence ATGTTGTACGATGCATCCCAAGAGAGAGATAACTGTGGTTTCGGATTAATCGCCCATATAGAAGGTGAGCCGAGCCACAAAGTAGTGCGTACCGCGATTCACGCACTTGCACGCATGCAGCACCGTGGCGCAATCCTTGCTGACGGCAAGACTGGCGACGGCTGCGGTTTATTACTTCAGAAGCCCGATCGTTTCTTTCGTCTGGTGGCGGAAGAACACGGCTGGCGTTTAGCCAAAAACTACGCCGTTGGCATGATGTTTCTCAATCAAGACGAAGAGCTGGCTCGCGCCACGCGTCGGATTGTAGAAGAAGAGTTGCAGAACGAAACGCTGTCCGTACTGGGCTGGCGTGAAGTTCCAACCAACCCGGATGTACTGGGGGAAATTGCCCTGTCGTCCATGCCGCGTATTGAACAAATTTTCGTTAACGCCCCGGCTGGCTGGCGTCAACGTGATATGGAGCGTCGCCTGTTCATGGCGCGTCGCCGTATCGAAAAACGTATCGAAGATAAAGAGTTCTACGTTTGTAGCTTCTCCAATCTGGTCACGATCTATAAAGGTCTGTGCATGCCAGCGGATCTGCCACGTTTCTACCTCGATCTGGCCGATCTGCGTCTGGAATCCTCGATCTGTCTGTTCCACCAGCGCTTCTCAACCAACACCGTTCCACGTTGGCCGCTGGCGCAGCCGTTCCGCTATCTGGCGCACAACGGCGAGATCAACACCATCGCCGGTAACCGGCAGTGGGCGCGCGCGCGCGCTTATAAATTCAAAACGCCGCTGATCCCGGATTTGCAGGATGCTGCGCCGTTCGTCAACGAAACAGGCTCTGACTCCAGCTCGCTGGATAACATGCTGGAACTGTTCCTGAGCGGCGGCATGGATATCATCCGCGCCATGCGCCTGCTGGTTCCGCCAGCCTGGCAGAACAACCCAGATATGGATCCTGAACTGCGTGCCTTCTTCGACTTTAACTCCATGCACATGGAGCCGTGGGATGGCCCGGCCGGTATCGTCATGTCAGATGGGCGCTATGCCGCCTGTAACCTGGATCGTAACGGCCTGCGCCCCGCGCGCTATGTCATCACTAAAGACAAACTGATCACCTGCGCCTCTGAAGTCGGTATCTGGGATTATCAGCCTGACGAAGTGGTTGAGAAAGGCCGCGTCGGCCCGGGTGAGCTGATGGTGATCGACACCCGCAGCGGCCGTATCCTGCACTCTGCTGAAACCGATAACGATCTGAAAAGCCGCCATCCTTACAAAGAATGGATGGAGAAAAACGTTAAGCGTCTGGTGCCGTTTGAAGAGCTGCCAGACGATCAGGTCGGCAGCCGTGAATTCAACGATGAACTGCTGGAAACCTACCAGAAGCAGTACGGCTATAGCAGTGAAGAGCTGGATCAGGTCATCCGCGTACTGGGCGAAAACGGTCAGGAAGCCACGGGTTCTATGGGCGACGACACGCCGTTCGCCGTGCTGTCCAGCCGTCCACGCATTATTTATGACTACTTCCGTCAGCAGTTCGCGCAGGTGACTAACCCGCCTATCGATCCGCTGCGTGAAGCGCATGTGATGTCGCTGGCGACCAGCATTGGCCGTGAAATGAACGTCTTCTGTGAAGCGGAAGGTCAGGCTCACCGCCTGAGCTTTAAATCGCCAATCCTGCTTTACTCCGACTTCACACAGCTGACGTCACAAGATGAACTGCACTATCGCGCCGACACGCTGGATCTGACGTTTGATCCGTCGCAGCAAACGCTGCAACAGACCATCGAGAAACTGTGTGACGAAGCAGAAAGCAAGGTCAGAGACGGTGCCGTTCTGCTGGTGCTGTCTGACCGTGGCATCAGCGAATCACGTTTGCCTGTCCCTGCGCCGATGGCCGTGGGTGCGGTTCAGCGCCGTCTGGTAGAAAAGAGCCTGCGCTGCGATGCCAACATCATTGTTGAAACCGCCAGCGCGCGCGACCCGCACCACTTCGCCGTGCTGTTAGGCTTTGGTGCGACAGCGATTTACCCTTATCTCGCCTACGAAACGCTGGCGCGGATGGTGGATAACCACACCATCGACAAACCTTATCGTGCCGTGATGCTGAACTACCGTAACGGCATCAATAAAGGCCTGTACAAGATTATGTCCAAAATGGGCATCTCGACGATTGCGTCTTATCGCTGCTCCAAGCTGTTCGAAGCTGTGGGTCTGCATAAAGATGTGTCGACGCAATGCTTCCTGGGCGTCGTCAGCCGCATCGGCGGGGCAAACTATAGCGACTTCGAACAGGATCTGCTGAACCTGTCTAAGCGTGCCTGGTTGAAACGTAAAACGTTGGAACAGGGCGGCCTGCTGAAATTTGTTCACGGCGGTGAATACCATGCCTACAACCCGGATGTTGTCACTACGCTGCAAACCGCAGTGAAATCCGGTGAGTACAGCGATTACGAGCAATACGCCAAACTGGTTAACGAGCGCCCAGCCGCGACCTTACGCGACCTGCTGGCACTGAAACCGCAAGAAGGCGCGGCTATCGCGATCGACAGCGTTGAACCGGCCTCTGAAATGTTCAAACGCTTCGATACCGCAGCCATGTCCATCGGTGCACTCAGCCCCGAAGCCCATGAATCGCTGGCTGAAGCGATGAACGGACTGGGCGGTTTCTCCAACTCCGGTGAAGGCGGCGAAGATCCAGCGCGTTACGGCACCAATAAAGTGTCCCGTATCAAGCAGGTTGCCTCTGGCCGCTTTGGTGTGACACCAGCCTATCTGGTTAACGCCGATGTGATTCAGATTAAAGTGGCACAGGGCGCGAAGCCGGGCGAAGGGGGTCAGTTACCGGGTGATAAAGTCACGCCGTACATTGCCCGTCTGCGTTATTCCGTACCTGGCGTGACGCTGATTTCACCACCGCCGCACCACGACATTTACTCTATCGAAGATCTGGCACAGCTGATTTTCGATCTGAAACAAGTCAACCCGAAAGCGATGATTTCGGTAAAACTGGTGTCCGAACCGGGCGTTGGTACTATCGCTACGGGCGTTGCCAAAGCGTACGCCGATTTGATCACCATCGCCGGTTACGACGGTGGTACAGGTGCCAGCCCGCTGTCCTCCGTGAAATACGCAGGTTGCCCGTGGGAACTGGGCCTGGTTGAAACGCAACAGGCTCTGGTATCCAACGGTCTGCGCCACAAAATCCGCCTTCAGGTGGACGGTGGCTTGAAAACCGGTCTGGATATCGTCAAAGCGGCGATTCTGGGTGCAGAAAGCTTCGGCTTCGGCACCGGACCGATGGTGGCGCTGGGCTGTAAATACCTGCGTATCTGTCACCTGAATAACTGTGCAACAGGCGTTGCAACGCAGGATGAGAAGCTGCGTCGCGATCACTACCACGGCCTGCCTGAACGTGTAACCAACTACTTCCACTTCATCGCGCATGAAACTCGCGTGCTGATGGCAGAACTGGGCGTCAGCCGTCTGGTGGACCTGATTGGTCGTACCGACTTGCTGGTCGAACTGGACGGTTTCACTGCGAAACAGAACAAGCTGGATCTGTCACCGTTGCTGCACGCGGCACAGCCTCAACCAGGCAAAGCGCTGTACTGCACTGAAAGCAATCTGTCGTTCGATAAAGGCTTGCTGAACAAAGAGCTGCTGGCACAAGCACAGCCGCACCTTGATTCGAAACAGGGCAAAGCGCTCTACTTCGATATCCGCAACACCGATCGCTCCGTCGGCGCGACGCTGTCTGGCGCAATTGCAGAGAAACATGGCGATCAAGGGCTGGCTGGCGATCCGATTAGAGCTTACTTCTCCGGTACCGCAGGACAGAGCTTTGGTGTCTGGAACGCAGGCGGACTGGAGCTGAAATTAACCGGCGATGCCAACGACTACGTGGGCAAAGGCATGGCGGGCGGCAGCATCTCCGTACGTCCTCCGGTGGGTTCAGCCTTCCGCAGCCACGAAGCCAGCATCATCGGTAACACCTGCCTCTACGGCGCTACCGGCGGTAAGCTGTTTGCCGCAGGCCGTGCTGGTGAGCGTTTCGCCGTACGTAACTCCGGCTGTATCACCGTGGTAGAAGGCATCGGCGATAACGGCTGTGAATACATGACGGGCGGTATCGTCTGCGTGCTGGGTCGCACTGGCGTGAACTTTGGCGCAGGGATGACCGGTGGATTCGCCTACGTGCTGGATGAAGACGGTGAATTCCGCAAACGCGTTAACCCAGAGCTGGTAGAAGTGCTGGATGTGGAAGAGCTGGCTATTCATGAAGAGCATCTGCGTGGCCTGATCACCGAGCATGTACAGAATACCGGTTCACACCGCGGAGAAGAGATCCTCGCTAACTGGCCGACCTGGGCACCGAAATTTGCTCTGGTGAAACCGAAGTCAAGTGATGTGAAGGCATTGTTGGGTCACCGTAGTCGTTCCGCAGCCGAGCTGCGGGTTCAGGCGCAGTAA